A segment of the Lineus longissimus chromosome 11, tnLinLong1.2, whole genome shotgun sequence genome:
AATAGGTAGCAATGTCTAGAAGATCCCGGAGGGCTCAATGCCTTAACAAAGAATCGGATTGATTTTAGCATCTTGTTAATGCTCCATAGTCTTGTCTAGTGCATCTTTGCGGATAATCTTACTTTTTAATTAGGAGTGATCGCTGTTCAAGGAGACGAACCAATGACTGATCTATTAGGTGAGAATGACGGCATTGCCTCTGGGCATGTTACCGAATATCCCTAAGTCATGTTTTGTCCCGTCGAATAAAGATATAAAGATTGTATCCTTCAGATCAGAATCGTTTGAGATTCTTGGAGAAATTTACATGTCTTTGGTTTGAAGAGTGATCAATCTTCCCTGTTGGTTTCTCCGGAAGCGGTGTTTGAATAGAAAGCCTTAAGAAAGACAGTCATGATGTCGGAACGACTCTTATCAAAGGAGTTCAGGTTTTTTAAATTTTCCTTATAAGTTTATTCTTTCAAAGCGCTGGATGCTCTAAGGAATCTCCTTGTTCTTGTTATTTGAGAATCCACATGTTGTGCTTCGTATTGTGTTCTTTCTCGAGGCAAAATCCTTTAATTTATCGTGAAAACTGATGCTTCAGAGACTATACTAAGACGGTCTTCGCTGCCTTTGAATTAGTTTGTTGCGTACTTCTTCCACACTTGCAACGTGTCAGGATGGCCGAGCGGTCTAAGGCGCCAGACTCAAGGATAACCCCTTACTCTAAACTCTACAGAGTATTCTGGTCCACGAATGtgggcgtgggttcgaatcccacttcTGACATATTTTTTTGCTCACAATTATTGAAACGTTCGACAACGTTTCTCTAAATCTATGACtgatttttatctttatttaGAGGAAAATTGtggaaatttttttaaagttaatAATTGTTTCAGATGATCAAACCGAGAGCCGGCGTCGGAAGCCCCTGGCAGAGCTTATTCGCTGATCGAGCGAATGCTTTCGCAATCTCCGATCGACTTATCGTCTCGAGTTTTTACACCGTTACTAATCATATTCTCCATCTTTCTCTCTTCAGGTTACATCCACGACATTCCACCACCCAAAGTCACCCCCACCGGCAGCACTGACTCAGGCCACAACAGCGAGACAGAACACGATGTTAGCACCACAAATTCCATTCCATCATGCGGGGGAGACGAATCCCCTCGACCGCTCACTCCCCTCACGCCACAGAGCCTACCACCAAAGCCGCCGAACAAATTTCAAGACGGAGTGACCATCGGGTACACCTACGATGCCTTCTTCATCACCGACGGGCGCTCGCGGCGGCGGGACCCTCTCACCCTGCCTCCACAGGAGCCGAAGTCCCGACAGCGGTATACGTGCAGCGAGTGCGGTAAGGACTACGCAACATCTTCAAACCTTAGCCGGCACAAGCAGACCCATCGGTCCCTAGACAGCCAGCTGGCGAAGAAGTGTCCTCACTGCAACAAAGTATACGTCAGTATGCCAGCACTCTCCATGCATATCTTGACGCATGACTTGAAGCACGTCTGCCCGGTGTGTGACAAGTCCTTCTCGCGACCTTGGTTGCTTCAAGGTCACTTGAGGTCACATACGGGTGAGAAACCGTTCGGATGCGCTCACTGCGGGAAAGCCTTTGCCGACCGCTCCAATCTCCGTGCTCACATGCAAACACATTCCGCTTTTAAACACTACGAGTGTAAACGATGCAACAAGTCATTTGCTCTCAAGTCGTATCTCAATAAACATTATGAGTCTGCTTGCTTCAAGGATGATGATTCTGCTGGGTTCAAGAGTGACGATTCAATGTGCTATAGAGACGATACTTCCATCGGAGATTGTGAAAGCATTCGCTCGATCAGCGAATGAGCTATGCCAGGGGCTTCCCACTAAACTTGTATGCCTGACCTTTGAGGTTGTGCtgattttgaacaaaaacaCTCATTGGATTTACCATCATTACATCGAATAAAAATGTGATATCGTCCGCATACATACCACATGCTTAATGTAGAACAATCGAAGGCTGTCTGCTGTTAAGAACGAAGAGACAGCTACACCTGCAAAATGCTAGTAATTGCGGACGCCATTTTGTATTTCATCACGTGACTTTGACCATTCACATATCTTCCAATCAGCATCGACCCCCTGTGGTGTCATGGCCGACAGCTTGCCTACGAACAGTATCAAAAGTACCTATCAAATACTCAACAGACTTATGCAATGTTGCACGAtgtggatggatggatggatggatggaaagaGAATGTATTTTTAACTGCATGCCATAGAAGGACAAGGGTAGTGTATTCACGATCTTCCGAAGTGTTGTGAACTTGTTGTCGAAATCAAAACTATTGTTTTACTTATTTGTATTGTGCGCGGAGATATACCAGGCGAAAATGGACGCTATTACCGCCAGATGGAGCAGGGAGCCCTGGCGGTGAGATTAGGAATGAATACGAGTTTTGAGCAGCGAACCAATCCCACCGACATGAGAACAAAAACGTTTGTGCAAAATTCGTTCAGACGACGAAATCTTACAGCTTCCATTGTTACTTGAGTTTATTCATGTGAGTCTCACCCACGAAATATATGTCTAGTTTAAAGGTGGCTGACAGAATGACATTCGCTATCAGCTTAAAGATGGTCTCTCAGTGAGAGACCGTCTTGAAGCTGCGTCACTGTCCGCGACCTGATTACGAGAACTTCAGTATTTTCGTTTGTTGAAATGAATACAAAGTTTCATTGCGAACGCAACCCACCGACTTGCAAATTTGCGAAAGTGCTTTAAatcattatatatatatgtagttGTTGATCAATTGAGTTTGTATCTGAGGCGAACATAACCCACCGATTTGTACAGTTCGttaaagtatacatgtatatgcactcATGAATTGACAcgacatacatttgtattttgctACGTGTACCTGGTATTTTCTTCTCAAAGCAATCATTGAAGGAAAGTAAAGTACAGCGAACAAAACCCACCGATTTTTGTAAACTAGACGTAGATATATTTTATATACACCTTCGATATAATGTAGACTTTTATACTTCGCACACCCATCGACGTGACATTTTTAAGTCCGAGAAACATTTATACAACCCCACCAAATGCTCCGTCATATTTTGAGCAACTGTTGACGATATACCTTCATGTTGACTCTAGAAGTTTAGGGAATCATGCAATAATTCATCGTTCTAGTCTTTTTTACATCTTGTTGTTAGGATGTCATAATAtcatatttgaaaatgtccattttACGTTTTATTGATCAACATGACACACCTCCAAATATGCTGCACTCGCGACTAGAGTGGCGACGAGTTTCTCAGTGTTGCTGCTGCTGGCGCCATTCAACTGGCGTTGGCTCCAGTTTTCATCATTAGTAAGAGGAATGACGTGCAGATGATATCTTGTCACCCTCTAACCAATCACATAATGTTATCAAACAAACACTTGCCTCGCAACTTCCCGCATCAACATCTTGCAGGAACGAGAGTCTGTACTCGTCTCGAAGATACCTGAGATAAATATGGGAATTTATGTTGGTCAGTTGGCGTGAAATGATTTCAGTAATCGTGGGCTCGTCTCCAGACAATCCTGGATGACGCATTCGTTGTCCTGTCTCATATGTTAGTGCACCTGATGCTGATAGTCTCTATTATATGCAATGGATGTATTTTGCCGAAAGGGTTCTCATTTCAATAGCCAATCCTTGGGGAGATTCGCCGGTTTATCTGCTTAGATGAGAGTGATGCCACGCCTTTGTGTGTTTCTATCCAGAGGATTAGCTCACGGAGTTGACTCAGTACAATACCCGGATTAGATGAGATGTCTGGTTTATCAGATTACTAAACCAGTCAACATCATCCCGGGATGGTTCCGCGCCTGTTGGAGCGAGGAAAATTACACGGAGAATGActccgccattttgaatctcGTCCTGTTGCTGACGATAACCGTATCTTCTCCCGACAGGCAACGCGCACAATAATTCTCTGGTTGTTCTCTGTTCATATGCAAATTTCGATTGTATTTGATTTTCATGATCGTCAGATGTTTGGTGATATTATTTCATTTACTATAGCCTTTTTCATATAGTCTATGTGTGATAATTTAATTATGCCATTTTAAAGTTTCGTACTGTAACCGTGTGTTGTGGGGCAGACGCCATGTCGTACGGCGAGAACGAGGCTACGACCCGGATGTACAAAACTGAGGACATTTATTTACCCATGAAGTATTTATTTCCCTCTTGGCGTCTGACGTCTTAATATTGAGTGAAATCTAGTCAATTTCTAATTTATTCGTAGCTACTCGTTAGTTTAGATTAACTTATTATTAACTTATTCCTTCGAAACCTCTGGTAATCGGAATCCCTCATCACAAATGTGTGTCATTTTGTTCCGAGGGATGCCGGCGCCTTCTCACAAGTGCTGGGCACTTCGTATGTACCTGAATGTCACTTTTCTACGCCAATGTATATAGTCTTCATATTTTTTACGGAAGTGCTTCCAGAACCAGTCTTTTTACAATTGTATTTGTGATGCTGCAATCATGAATATACACTTGTTAAATATAACGGTATAGCGTCTCATCATTCCATGATCCTAACCAGACAATATAGTGCCTCAAAatggttattttcattttagatATATATTTTTAGAATTCAACGATGCACCATGTAACATATGCTGTATGTTTAACGAAGAAACACCGGGTTTTGGtgtacagaaaaaaatcacGAAACCAAAGGAATGTTTTTGAATGCTGAGCACGAAATTTCACGTAGGTGCATGCTTTAGAAGTTTTTGAACAACAGCTAGAATAAGACCTAACTGCCAGAAAAGCCAGGAAATCACTCAGTGGCATTATCATTTCTTTGTCGGCTGAATGGACCAGCTTCCAGGTTTCTTATGGCTGAACTTGATGATACCTCCGGTCAcattgtccaatcagaagcGAGAAAATCTGCATCACCGCAGAAGAGATTTGAAATCAGTCAATCACAACGTGTTGGGAAACAACTTCCTGTCGATTTTCTCGCCTCTCACAGCAACTTGTGGATTCGCCTGATGACACTTTTGTGTACGAATCGCGTGCTGTGTCAGCGGCCATCAAATCAATACATCCAGAGTCACCTGATGATTCTTAAAAGTGTTGCGCACGATTCACATCGTCCATTTAGAAACACCCTGCCGCGTTATTGAATAATCCTGATGCTGATGAATGCCCTGTTACAACCATTCATCCAGAATGATGAATGCTGAATCATAAAGCAACAGAGGTTTTTATATTCTCATCTATTGGACCTTTGTCATGAAATTACACAAAAATATGCTCGACTTTCGAATGATATTAACATAAATATTTATCTAAATTCTTTTCCATCATGCGAGGTGTATGGGGTCATTTATCATGGCATTGTTCAGCTGGCGCAATGTCCAACCACACCAATTTCATCCCGCTGGGCATAAAAGTCATAACAGCAAATTCTTTGTTTAGTATCCTGGCGACCATCACTCCCGAGATTAAAATTAGAAAATTAAATTAAGGACCAGCGCGGGTATATAATGGCCATTCCTACTGACTGACCGATACATCAGTGCGGGAACTTACGAATGGGTCGCGTGCGAAACTGCGGGGTCACCCATCGAGTCTGATATTTAGTTTGATTGGAAGTGACAATACGTGGCAGAAGCTTCTGAATAATAGCAAATACGATTTCGTGCTCAGTGTTCAAATAAACATGATAATCTCGGCAATATTGTCGATTAGAGCAGGAAATGCAACAACTTAGCACTGCTGTCCAACATCGCATGGCCGCAATGACCTCAGCCAATGAAAAAAACTGTTGCATCGTGGTGttttccatcatcatgctccggTGTGATCATCCAGGAACTTGGTACAGTCCAGTTTCCGGTTGCGTTCAAGAGCGATGGAAAACCATTACTTGCACTCATTGAATCTTTGAAAACAGCTAAAAAAGAGTCGTGGATTGCAAAAATAGTTTGACTAAAACCGACTCgctgaaattttcattttgcttgaTAACAGAATGGTGTAACCATTGGTACCCTGAAACCGGATTTTGCTTTTTATTGGTTGAAAGGTGGTCATGTGATTCGGATTGCTGAACTCATCATTCACTCGTCATAATAAAGGTAGTCATAGTTCCTAATTAACTATACTATTGAGTAGCATTCAGAGATTAACTTTTCTAGCCCAGTTGTTACATATGCAGTATATCAACGTCAAATTTTATACACGCAAATGCTATACACTAATTTTGTACTAATTGTAACTTGCGAACAAAACTGTATGTAttattgtagtacatgtacttgcattcAGTCTCCTTGGCCTGTGTACTTAACGTTCGTTGCAGCTCAAAATCACCCTCCTGGAccaaatgtacaatgtttcgCGAACTCGAGATAGAACACATAGAAACACACCCAAAAAGCAATGCAATGCTGCATTCAATGACGTACAGTGTCGGCTTTCGAGCCTAGGAACTTCATTTCTGATTTGCTTCAAAACCGCCTACTCGGCTTGTCAAGGGAATATCTCTTTCACATCGATTAGCTTGCCTGGTCTCAGAGGATGATTTTGCTGCGATATGTCACATTTACATATGTTTGTTGCATTAGTTATGTCTGGCATTCTGACAAGTCAGGATCTGGTCGTCGTTGCTGGTATGGATTAGTTTGCCTGGACAATGATCTCAAAATTTCTGTTGGTctcattttgttgttttctctATGATATACTGAAACAAACGGATGTACACGTAAGAACGAAAATATATCTTAATAATAATTCAAACATCAACTGTATACATTTGTGTATATTTTGAATCGGTAAGTCAACAGACTATTGGCCTAAATGTGGGCCAATTCATAATCGAGTCCGTTGGATACTTTGAAACACAGACACCGTTTATCAAAATTGTTCTCAAAAAGAAACTTGTAAATAATGTTCAGTACTTTGGATGGAAATGTTTAGGGGTACCTTATTTTGTAAGAGAGGAACGGGAAAGTATTTTTATATTGGCAAAAGTAGCTGGAACTGCGCATTATGCATAAGGTCAACAATTCCTTACCAGTAACTGACGACAAATCAATCCAGTGGTCAAAACAAGCAATGTTTTTCAGTCTTATAATGTTAACGGCAAGCATCACTGACGTGTTCTACCGTGATGATGACAAGGGTACAAATTGTTTCAGTCTGTAACGCCTTTCGACATCCAGGGACATTGAACTCCCGTGCGATAACGGTGAAGCAACTAAATTTAGTTGCTGGGAAGGTTATCGGAAGCAAAAAGCTTTTAAAACCACTCATGATAAAAAGgcttaatcaacatgaccaatcTCATGCAACACCTTATGAGACACTTGCATTGTTCTCTCGTCTTGGCCACAGTGGATACTAGCTATAGCTCATTGATAATATCCATGATACGTTCATTCCAAATTCCGTAGATTATGCAGTTTTCTATAGTAAAGGTACCGAAGCAATAAAGGTCACTTTTTTAGTCAAATTTTGCGTTTACGTCCGTTTCTTACATTTGAGTCTTGATCTACCACCAGAGTGTCCTCGTGGTTACCGACATGCACTAAATATCGAGGGGAACTAAGTCGTTTTagcggtgatgatgatgacgacgacgatggtgATACTGCTCTGAAGACGGCCAGTAATAATCGTGATATGAGAGAAAAATGTCGAAATATAATGCCACATTAAGAAACTAACAAGCGTTACTGCAAACACAGCAGATTCGCCGATCAATCTTAGATACAAAAAGCAACTGAAAAGTATCCATTTCATTTGCAGTCGGTTTCGAGTCGATCGGGCGAATACCAATCCACCATGAACATCTTAACGTAGCCGGGGGAAAGAAAGTTACTGCCTGCTGACGTAACCTGTATACATGCAATTGGCTATTCCGGCATTTCTTCAAAGGCAACACCAACGCCTTTGAAGCTTAGTTCCGAATAGATAGACAATGGTATGTCAGTCATCCTTTTTCAGGCAATAAGTAAAATAAACTAGAAATAGGATGGACATAATAAGCTTCGTTATACAGTAGTTTAAAACGGGCAGCGTCCATCCATCATTGGCTGTCTGGGGAGTGTTCCGATTAGCGGGCAATTCGATTAAGTTAAGTTCGTCTGGGCAATTATCACCAAGAACCATGGGAAAGATTTGCCGTCTCAGAAATGAAGTGCAGAGCTTCAACGAGTGGTAGATTGGTAGAGTCCGTTTTCTGTTATTGATACAAAAATCCCTGATTACTCTTACATGTAGCTAAAGGTCATCGATGTAACATAAGAGATGGAAACCTGATACAAAGCGTCAAATTTCGTAGTTTTTGGtcaacttttgacattggcattACGTCTTGAACGATAGTCACACAATTCCATTCTGGTTACTGCCGCATCGATAACTTTATTTCAATCGCTaccaattacaaattacaacatATCGTTCAAACTCTTATGTTGTAAACGTGCCTCTTCTCAAGACAAACTGTATGTTCTTTGATACGACCCTGGTGCAAGCGCCTATTGATTTCGTTTCATTGCCCCAAACCGTCTTTTATAACAACCCGCGAGCAGGTTGCGCAGACGACAACGGTCACGTGTCTTGGATTAAGCCTCTGCGGGAGAAAGCTTGCTCTTTCGGTGTAATTAGACGTTTGCCAATGATTAGCCCACCAGTTGCTTCCATGGTCTCAGCAGGAAGATGATAATGGGGTCCAATCATCTGAGTCTGAAAGCGCACAGACGCCACGATCGATGCAACCGCGTGTCGTGGAAGAAATGTCCTGGAAAAATATCGGAGTTCAGCGCCAACATGACCGAAATCTGGTGAAAAAACAAGGACTTTATTGGATTGGTGTTATTGCACAGAAGATAATGCATTCTCACATTCTGCAACCTAATCCGTATCATAACATTCAGTCTCGAAGACAAAAGAGCTTACTCGACGCGTCTCATTAGCGAGGCAGTATGACCAGTGTCACTCAGTCCTAAATGCTTGACGCCGTCCGCAGCTCCTTGTGAATGTAATGACCGGATTGAGAACAATGGCAGCATTTTCTCAAGGATCGATTGGATTCATTAGGAGCAGTGAGGAGATGATGCCGGTATCTAGACGCCCGTTTGGAAGCATGGGTCACATGACAAAAAGATGGTGGTCAATGCAGCAACACGTGCCAAGTCCGCTGATGTATGGGTAACGCAGCAACGAGAAGATGATGCTGTGTCCAGGAAACATTGAACCAAATTGCTTTGTCAGGAAAGAAAGCATGAAATATGGTTTTGTGCTCACCCACTTGATGCACATAATTACTGTAATCATCTTTCTTGCTAAAAAaccaaaaatgatgaaaatgactgAAAGTCTGCAATACGAAATGTCTTCTCACCGTCTCCAAATCAAATGGCTAGTTTCAAATACCTAAACCAATAAACACTTCTATCGACCAATTTTATCTCACCAAGTTCTGCTTGAAATATCTGAATTTATTAGGTCTTCTGCCCAGCCATCAAGGCAATCCGTGTCCTCATTCATCCCCAGCAGACCGCTGTTGCATCTCGCCCTCTCGTTCATCGCTCAGTACAATGATTGTGCTGAAATAATCTTGTACCTCTCGTACCAAGTCAGCCATTAACCGACACAGTTTGTGGTGAGGTGACCTTGTAGCCACAAGTACCACAGAAGAATCCATCCAACCACTCGCCCACACGCATAACCGACCTTAGAATCACGGAACTCTTGAACTATTATTGACCGGCTCACTGTCATCAAAATCCAATCAGTGCTTGACGTCAGTTCTCCAAATATCTTTAAGTAATAATGGTCATATATAATGAATAGTGACATGGTGCGCTTTAATATTTCATTCAATTCCTTAGGGTTGTTATTGAATTGTATCCTGCCATAACTTAGCTTGTGTTGTATGGAGATGGATGGTGTAAACTTCCACAAGGGGATGCCCATTGCCTCGCCAGTCGTCGCTAAAAGCAGCAGCTATAGTTTAATTCGCGGTTGTACCGCGTGACCGAGATGCGCTTGGAGATGGCAAGTAACTAAAATGGCCATGTATAGCACTTTTTACTGCATGAAAGCAACAAATGATTTCCTATTCTCTGTTAGTAAGCGCAGGTGGCGATGAAGAATCCAGCAGAAAAGCGTAACCTTCCAGATTCCCGGTCTTGCAGATATCCCTTCAGGCGCCACCCGAAACAAAATTAAGTGTGACTTCCCTTTGCATTTTCCAAAAGAAAGCGCCAAATTCTACAAACTGAGGTTGTCATTTGAAAAGAGACTTCCAGACGTGTTTGTCTCGGGACACTCCCGGGATGTTGTCGTTTTGCTTTTAGGAATGGGATGAATTCGCATAAAGACAGTCGATTTTATAACCAACCGATTATTGCCAGGCAACATAATCTCATCTTTGCCAAATATTCCCGAGATGCGTGTCACTTCTGGTCCAACAGGTTCCCATTCAACCTATCCCTCAGCAGCTCGCGACTGCCTAGCAACCGATTAGTTGTAGACGATCAATAACGGCATCCATTTACGGCACTTCTGATCAGGATCGAAGCCCTTGAGACGAGGGGTGGGCACCCAAAGAAATATCCCGTCTAGAGGCAGCATCCCGATCCAAATCACCCCATAACCCGATCCAAGTCAACATAACCATCCATCGGACCTAGCAATATTACTTAGAAGTGCGCATTTACCAAAATGAATTCCGATGGACTAATTTGGTCCTGCTATTGGGAATCGAAGATGGCGCCAATAGGCTTGCCCGCGGGTGATTCCTATATATGATGGAAGACATAAAGCATTAAGGACGCAGATATGCCGATTCTTGGCCGCTTGAGTGGGTTTAAATAACTATATTTCTGGTGCTTGGTGATGTTTGTGATCCCCTGTTGCGCTTAGCGAGACAGCCAGTCGGTCACTAACAATCTCGTGTTTTGCGATTTAGATTTGATCGCTCATCGATCTCGAGTTTGTCGATATTCTCGGCGACATGCAACAAGCCCCTGTTGCTTTGGAATCAACAAGCCAGCTGAGCCAACTGAGCCTGTTGATTGAACAATGAAAGATACGCCAACTGTGCTCTGGTACCCGACTGCAACAAGTGTAAAAGGATATGTTGTTTTCGATGTCAGGCAGTGGTTCCTTGGCATTTGCAAACAAATTCTTGAGTAACGCCACGCGGTGGAAACGAGGACCTCTGGCTGGTGTTCGCATAAGGATGTCAAAGCCGGAGACTGGCGAAGAGCCACTCGCTTCCTGTAGATGGCATTATTGTTTGCATTTTTAGCCAACACAGGATTCTAATCCTTGTCTCGGATTATTTGAGAGAACTGGccatacacaattcccaacctactaaTCAACACTTTGAGTGGAAGTCTCCCCAAATGAGTACTGCCTTCGGAAACTCCGAATGGATTCAACCACCTCCATCCACGGCTTGTTCTGTCAGCGCGGTGGTCCTCCTAACTGAGTTACGACGGTTATCCCGATCCAGCCGCGCCCATCATGCCCTAGGGCAGGTGAGGCAAGTCCATTACTGCTGAGGCAATCTCCGAGATCGATGCTCGGGGCAGGTGACGCGAGTGATCACCCATAACAcacatttttatgttatttgttCAGATAGATGACCATTAGGGGAACATACGGAAAGGGGAGAGTCACTGCCAGCAGATATCCTATCTTCCATCTGTAGTCATCAAGAACACCGGCTGTTTCAAAGCCGCTTCATGGTTTATTGACCACTCAATGTGAGCGCGATTAGGAAGTAAGAAAATAAGTCAAAAGACACAAGGGAACACGTAGGACATCGAActctttttcaattttatcTGCGGTGTTGGTTAGCCATACTCTGACTGCTCCGAGAGCAATACCTTACCTTTGGACCAGTCCTGTTATAAACCTATTACTCGCCATCTGTAAGTACGTTGCCTCAGAACTTAACTATAATTCGGGTTAGGCAACGACGAGGAAAGCCAGTTAGAAAGGCTTTAACGGCAGTCATCAGGTACTCCCAAGTTGGCAGGAACCGTAGTCAATCAGTTTCTATTAGCTGAATTCCACCTTGACAAACGAGGGCCCCACTTGTTACGCGTTTCGGGTCCTTGCATTCCAGGAGGGAGGGATCAAGAGGCGAATGCGACCAAACGCTTGATAGTTCAAGATGCCTGATTCATTTTATCCCGACTCCTATAGCAGGGAATAGGCCTCGAAATACACGATTGCATAGTCGCTGGGGTCAAGACTGTCTTCAAGTATAGATAATGAAAGCACACTGTAACAATCACCAGAACCATTTGAGCAAACGGTCTTGGCATTTC
Coding sequences within it:
- the LOC135496209 gene encoding transcriptional repressor scratch 2-like, with amino-acid sequence MPRSFLVKKVKHHHHSYSDLERTYKDILVPDTPPSPNASLNAIAPYTPYTPVTPLQPLTVRITNGYIHDIPPPKVTPTGSTDSGHNSETEHDVSTTNSIPSCGGDESPRPLTPLTPQSLPPKPPNKFQDGVTIGYTYDAFFITDGRSRRRDPLTLPPQEPKSRQRYTCSECGKDYATSSNLSRHKQTHRSLDSQLAKKCPHCNKVYVSMPALSMHILTHDLKHVCPVCDKSFSRPWLLQGHLRSHTGEKPFGCAHCGKAFADRSNLRAHMQTHSAFKHYECKRCNKSFALKSYLNKHYESACFKDDDSAGFKSDDSMCYRDDTSIGDCESIRSISE